Proteins encoded together in one Priestia filamentosa window:
- a CDS encoding EVE domain-containing protein → MEKNIRYWVGVASCDHVMKGVQGGFAQLCHGKEAPLKKMRTGDWIIYYSPKVQFDESAPYQKFTALGRVVDDHIFQFDMGNDFIPFRRKIDFMECTETSIHPLIPPLSFIKNKKYWGYSFRFGHLEISEDDFKVIKEEMTEMKGD, encoded by the coding sequence GTGGAAAAGAATATAAGGTATTGGGTTGGAGTGGCTTCTTGCGACCATGTAATGAAGGGCGTTCAAGGTGGTTTTGCTCAACTTTGTCATGGCAAGGAAGCTCCTTTAAAAAAGATGAGGACGGGTGATTGGATCATTTATTATTCTCCCAAGGTTCAGTTTGATGAGAGTGCTCCGTATCAAAAATTCACGGCTTTAGGACGAGTTGTTGATGATCATATCTTTCAATTTGATATGGGAAATGATTTTATACCCTTCCGAAGAAAGATAGATTTTATGGAGTGTACAGAAACATCTATTCATCCTTTAATTCCACCGCTCTCTTTTATTAAAAATAAGAAGTATTGGGGTTATTCGTTTCGATTTGGCCATTTAGAAATAAGTGAAGATGATTTTAAAGTCATTAAAGAAGAAATGACAGAGATGAAAGGAGATTAG